One Pseudobacteroides sp. genomic window, AAACTGAACGAAGAAATGAAAAATAAGGGGGTAGCGATATGACAGCAAAAGAATACCTTGGCCAGGCTTATCGCCTTGACCAGCGCATCAATTCTAAGCTAGGACAAGTTGAGTCTTTGAACCTTCTTGCAACAAAAGCGACCGCCACTCTTAGTGATATGCCACGGAATCCAAACCGTGCGACATCTACAATGGCAGATGCAGTGGGTAAAATCATAGATTTGCAAGCAGAAATAAACAATGATATCGATTGCCTTGTAAGGCTGAAGCATGAGATTGTTATGGTTATAAAAAGAATTCGCAATACAGAGTACCAAACCCTCTTGGAAAAAAGGTATCTCTGCTTTATGACCTTCGAGCAGATTGCTGTGGATATGAATTACAGTATCGATAATGTATTCAAGGTTCATAAAAAAGCACTATCCTATATCGTTGTTCCTGCAACATTACAGTAAAGTACAGAGAAATACAGTATTTAAATCTGTTATTGTTAGAGTAGAAAAATAGCATCAAGACCGAGCCATCTTAGAGAAATCTTTGGTGGCTTTTTCTATGCCCTAAAAAGGTGGTGAAATAGGTGCCTTTAAAACCTAAAAGACCTTGCAGTATCAATGGCTGCCCTGAACTTACCAATGGCAGATACTGCGAGAAGCATCAAAAGGAAATTGACAGACAGTACAACAAAGAACGTCAGCCTCTTATGAAAAGGCGTTACGGCAGAGCATGGAAGCGTATCAGAGACAGATACATTAAGGCTCACCCACTCTGTGAGGAGTGTTTAAAAAACAAGAAGACAACCCCTGCCAATGAGGTGCATCACATCAAACCTCTGTCCAAAGGTGGTGACAGCAGTGATGAGAATTTAATGTCATTATGCAGTAGTTGTCACAGCACTATCACTGCAAAGGAAGGTGGCAGATGGGGCTAGGGGGGGGGCCAAAATCCCTGTTACCTTTGCACAGGGCAACGGGCGCCCCCCTTCGCACGAAAAATTGCAGTTTCAAGAAGGGTATATACCCCCGGCTTGATTCTTGGAAAGGCAGGTGATGAAAAATGGCAAATGGACATGGCGGTGCAAGAGTCGGTGCAGGTCAAAAAAAGAAAGCACTGGCTGATAAATTACTGGAAGGAAACCCCGGCAAGAGGAAGCTTTCTGTTGTTGAGTTTTCTGACACAGCAAATCTGGAAGGGTTGGCAATGCCACCGCCAAGAGAGTATCTTGCAGCCAAGCAGAAAAACGGTAAAGACCTAATGGCTG contains:
- a CDS encoding DUF1492 domain-containing protein, yielding MTAKEYLGQAYRLDQRINSKLGQVESLNLLATKATATLSDMPRNPNRATSTMADAVGKIIDLQAEINNDIDCLVRLKHEIVMVIKRIRNTEYQTLLEKRYLCFMTFEQIAVDMNYSIDNVFKVHKKALSYIVVPATLQ
- a CDS encoding HNH endonuclease, whose product is MPLKPKRPCSINGCPELTNGRYCEKHQKEIDRQYNKERQPLMKRRYGRAWKRIRDRYIKAHPLCEECLKNKKTTPANEVHHIKPLSKGGDSSDENLMSLCSSCHSTITAKEGGRWG